In one window of Penaeus monodon isolate SGIC_2016 chromosome 36, NSTDA_Pmon_1, whole genome shotgun sequence DNA:
- the LOC119595863 gene encoding uncharacterized protein LOC119595863: MVHRLHAKRADMSKLEDVKRHVQFLGGGLKVAWTDRPGRSDSGIEWMAHRSIEEELALRKKKKMKKELEVPEQQTKLKFKNIDGDMAFQLLANMPTTSKISFGTSCILIYNYATETKTQKDALASGILSGAIKYISFLNMGTTQEGSSGSVQTIGGVQLRANCGLHVVFRSPISTQIMKQLLTDCSSAEIISFGDSCQVNFKSVKEAEDNWKTLQKLVLKNEKNNISFEELSILCVEPDSEAANDNGASEELKLLENIDEDENQASKKINEKLMEIEKKRKMQDDEDEYGQYEIQAKKKKEAVINSTLL, translated from the exons ATGGTACATCGCCTCCATGCTAAGAGAGCTGATATGTCAAAACTAGAAGATGTAAAAAGACATGTGCAGTTCCTTGGAGGTGGACTCAAGGTAGCCTGGACTGACCGGCCTGGGCGTTCTGACTCAGGAATAGAGTGGATGGCCCATAGGTCAATAGAGGAAGAACTGGCCTTACGGAAGAAAAAG aaaatgaagaaggaattgGAGGTTCCCGAGcagcaaacaaaattaaaattcaaaaatattgatGGAGACATGGCATTCCAACTCCTAGCGAATATGCCTACAACATCTAAAATCAGTTTTGGAAC GAGCTGCATTTTGATTTACAATTATGCAACTGAAACCAAGACTCAGAAGGATGCCCTAGCATCTGGGATCTTGTCAGGAGCCATCAAATACATCAGCTTTCTTAATATGGGTACTACACAAGAAGGAAG TTCGGGATCTGTCCAGACAATTGGAGGTGTGCAG CTACGTGCAAATTGTGGCCTTCACGTTGTTTTTCGCTCTCCAATTAGCACGCAGATAATGAAACAACTCTTGACAGACTGTTCCAGTGCTGAAATCATTAGTTTTGGAGA TTCTTGCCAAGTGAATTTCAAATCTGTAAAAGAGGCTGAAGACAATTGGAAGACTTTGCAGAAGCTGGTAttgaagaatgaaaagaataacaTATCATTTGAGGAGTTGag tATATTGTGTGTAGAGCCTGATTCAGAAGCAGCAAATGATAATGGTGCAAG TGAAGAGTTAAAACTGCTGGAAAAcattgatgaagatgaaaatcaggcaagtaaaaagataaatgagaagctcatggagatagaaaagaagaggaaaatgcaaGATGACGAGGATGAATATGGCCAATATGAAATacaagcaaagaagaagaag GAAGCTGTTATCAATAGCACTTTATTGTAA